Part of the Clostridia bacterium genome is shown below.
ACTAGGTGGCAGGATGATGCATTGGCTGGACATAGCAGGTGCAATCGTAGCTTCCCGGCATTCAAACAGTACTGTTGTCACTGTCGCTGTTGATAGTTTGGAATTTAAGCATCCTGTAAAGCTGGGTGAGGTCGTTATCCTAGAAGCCAAAATGGTATGGACAGGTAGGACCTCTATGGCGGTAAAAGTCGATGCTTTTTCTGAAGACCTTAAAGAAGGTAAGAAAAGGCATACCAATTCGGCATATTTGACATTTGTTGCATTGGACGATGAAGGCAGTCCCACCCCTGTACCGCATTTAGAGCCAGAGACTGAAGAGGAAAAGAGAGAATTTAGACTTTTTGAACAAAGGAGAAACTGTGTTACAGTTAAAGATAGCAAGGGAGATGAATAGTGTAAGTGATTGTATTATGTTATAATACAGTTGAATTTTAATTATTTTCCTTGTTTTGCAAGAGGGGGGTGAAGTATAGTTGTTTAAGAAAAAATTATTTAAAAATTTTGATTGGATTTTATTTATTGTAATGATAATTACTATATTGTACGGATTAGTAATAATAGGGGCAGCTACAAATGCTGTAGATATAGATCCGGATACTGGAGAGATGGTACTGGGAAATTTATATTTTATAAAAAGACAGTTTATATGGTTTATAGTAGGTTTAATTGCTATGATAATTATTATAAGCATTGATTACCATGTGCTGGGGAATTTAGCTAATTATATATATGTTCTCAATTTGGTGCCATTGATCATGGTAGAATTATTTGCTGATGAGACCAAGGGTGCTGCTAGGTGGTTAGAGATAGGGACAATTAAGATACAGCCTTCTGAATTTGCTAAAGTTGCAATAATAATAACTCTTGCAAAGCTTTTATCCAAAAAGACTGAAGATATCGATAGCATTGGCGAGCTTTTTTTGGTTTTATTACATGTGGGTATTCCTATGATTTTGATATTGAAGCAACCTGATTTGGGTACTTCTATTGTTTTTTTGGTGATAACTTTCTTTATGCTCTATATTGGAGGTATAAAATATAAGCTTCTTGCAGGTCTAACGGCAGCAGGTGTGGTATCCGGAGTTCTTATGTTTTTCTTTGGGTTGGGAAAATTTCAAAAGGCGAGACTGCTGGCTTATAAATACCCTGAAATGGATAAGTTGGGCGTAGGCTATAATGTAAGACTTGCAAAAACGG
Proteins encoded:
- a CDS encoding acyl-CoA thioesterase; translation: MDKIKTPSQSQLEMTEMVIPNDTNMLGNLLGGRMMHWLDIAGAIVASRHSNSTVVTVAVDSLEFKHPVKLGEVVILEAKMVWTGRTSMAVKVDAFSEDLKEGKKRHTNSAYLTFVALDDEGSPTPVPHLEPETEEEKREFRLFEQRRNCVTVKDSKGDE
- the rodA gene encoding rod shape-determining protein RodA, which gives rise to MFKKKLFKNFDWILFIVMIITILYGLVIIGAATNAVDIDPDTGEMVLGNLYFIKRQFIWFIVGLIAMIIIISIDYHVLGNLANYIYVLNLVPLIMVELFADETKGAARWLEIGTIKIQPSEFAKVAIIITLAKLLSKKTEDIDSIGELFLVLLHVGIPMILILKQPDLGTSIVFLVITFFMLYIGGIKYKLLAGLTAAGVVSGVLMFFFGLGKFQKARLLAYKYPEMDKLGVGYNVRLAKTAIGSGQMFGQGLFNDNALSKLNFIPEKQTDFIFSVLGESLGFVGCIGLILLYFIMIMRIIRISRLAKDKFGQLIAIGVVSVLMFQIFENIGMNVGIMPVTGIPLPFVSYGGSSLLVSMISIGIVLNVGMRRNVIKF